In bacterium, the genomic window CAGGATCGAAGCCGAGCTGCAGGGCGCAGTAGCCCTCCTTCGGCTCCTCCTTCTTCTGCACCACGTAGTTGGGGCCCAGCTCGATGACGGTGACCGGCGTGAGCTGGCCGCCTTCCTCGAAGATCTGGGTCATGCCGAGCTTCTTGCCCAGGAGTCTCATGGCCATGTCTGCCTCCTCGGACAACCATGCGGCTGAGACGACCGCAGCGGGTTGGGCCCGCTGCGCCGCGCGGGCGGTCGGGCTGGTGGGGGGTCGGGGGCTTCCGAGCGGAAGCCGCAACAGGATACGCGGCCGGCGGGAGCCTGTCCAGGGGCCCGCCGGCCTTTTTTCAGCGCCCGCCGGTGGCGCTCCTGATCCAGTCGGCGATCAGGTCCAGGAGCTCCTCGTCCAGTTCGCCGGGCATGCCGTACTCGGCCGGGCCCGGCTTGCCCTCGCCGTGCAGGAAGAGGTGGTTGACGCCGGGCAGCAGGTGCAGCTCGGCGCCGGGGCGCGGGTTGGCCTCCAGCGCGCCCTGCCAGGTCGCCCGGTCGGGGGCCGTGATCTGGTAGTCCCGCTCGCCGAAGAGCACCAGGGCGGGCGCGCTGAGATCGCCGTAGTCGCGCCAGGGTTTCCAGAAGTTGACGGAGTCCCAGTACATCGGCTTGGCGAAGAAGATGACGTCGTCGGCGCCGACCTGCCCCTCGCGCAGGCGCCTGGCCATGTACTCGGAGCGCTCGAGCTCCTCGTCGTCGACGACGCCCTGCGCGTTCAGGTAGCGGTACTGGTCGAGCATGATGCTGAGCAGGTCCCGGCCGGGCGGCGCGAGCAGCACGAGGCCGGCCGGCGCCGGGGCCGCGGTCCCGGCGATCTGCGCGGCGAGGATGGGCGCCGCCGCTGCCCCCAGGCTGTGGCCGAGGATGACGAGCCGCTTGCTGTCCGCGCGGGCCTCGCTGGCGAGGAGGCGCCAGGCGACGAGGGCGTCGTCGATCACTTCTTCCTGCAGGGTCAGGTTGTCGGCTTCGTAGAGGGCCTTGTCCTGCTTGTCCCGGTTGATGACGAAGGTGCGCTTGTCGAAGCGCAGGCTGACGATCCCGCGCTCGGCGAGGCCGTCGGCGAGCTGGGCGAAGACGGCGTTGGGGCCGACGGTCATGTCCTTGTCCATGGGGCCCGAGCCCTGGAGCAGAAGACAGGCCGGCCAGGGGCCCCCGCTCTCGGCCGGCAGCGTGAGCAGGCCCGCGAGGGCCGGCCCGCCGCCCTCGACGGTCAGGGCCTCGCTCGGGTAGCGCTTGCGCGCGGCGGCGGCCGCCGCTCCGGCCTCCGCCTGGTAGCCCGGCCGCCGGATCTCGAAGTTCTGCATCGGCACGCGCAGGGAGAGCAGCCGGCCCTGGGCGTCCGTGTCCATCAGGGTGAGCAGCCCGGCCAGCGTGAGCGAGTGCCGC contains:
- a CDS encoding alpha/beta fold hydrolase, with protein sequence MARMLPRLAARPALLALAAALAAPGTAPAAPPPAPATEQFVFFMGGRSFGSERFTVTSRGDTLLIEGVLLLSEPVERQLTTRTRVLGRDERLLDYLLTTNRGDSLGLRVEADSLRFFAYGPGYGQSRAFGRDGRRPQILDNAVASHLWLLARQLARDPQAKTALLALVPQQSWQGGLERQAPAAASALLEGKTISVQRHSLTLAGLLTLMDTDAQGRLLSLRVPMQNFEIRRPGYQAEAGAAAAAARKRYPSEALTVEGGGPALAGLLTLPAESGGPWPACLLLQGSGPMDKDMTVGPNAVFAQLADGLAERGIVSLRFDKRTFVINRDKQDKALYEADNLTLQEEVIDDALVAWRLLASEARADSKRLVILGHSLGAAAAPILAAQIAGTAAPAPAGLVLLAPPGRDLLSIMLDQYRYLNAQGVVDDEELERSEYMARRLREGQVGADDVIFFAKPMYWDSVNFWKPWRDYGDLSAPALVLFGERDYQITAPDRATWQGALEANPRPGAELHLLPGVNHLFLHGEGKPGPAEYGMPGELDEELLDLIADWIRSATGGR